The following proteins are encoded in a genomic region of Pseudomonadota bacterium:
- a CDS encoding DUF4212 domain-containing protein, whose product MGKDLKQYWSRNLKLMAILLTIWAIVSYGCGILFVEQLNTIRIGGFPLGFWFAQQGSIYVFVVLIFVYYFAMQKLDEEFDVHE is encoded by the coding sequence ATGGGCAAGGATTTAAAGCAGTACTGGAGCAGAAATCTTAAGCTGATGGCGATTCTGCTGACAATATGGGCGATTGTTTCCTATGGTTGCGGCATTCTCTTTGTTGAACAGCTGAACACCATCAGAATCGGCGGCTTCCCTCTCGGGTTCTGGTTCGCACAGCAGGGATCGATTTACGTATTTGTGGTTTTGATCTTTGTCTATTACTTCGCAATGCAGAAACTGGATGAAGAATTTGATGTCCATGAGTAA
- a CDS encoding cation acetate symporter produces MSILAWTYIMVGLSFGLYLTIAWISRVNTTKGFYVAGAGVSPLANGMATAADWMSAASFISMAGLISFMGYTGCIYLMGWTGGYVLLALLLAPYLRKFGKYTVPDFVGDRYYSDVARVVALICAIFVSFTYVAGQMRGVGIVFSRFLEVDVNTGVLIGMGIVFFYAGLGGMKGITYTQVAQYCVLIFAYIIPAVAISLQITGNPIPQLGFGGMIEGGVDTGKYLLDTLNALNTDLGFAEYTKPFGAGNKSMIDVFCITFALMVGTAGLPHVIVRFYTVPNVRGARLSAGFALLFIAILYTTAPAVASFARYNMINTINDKAYTEAPSWFKNWETTGLIAWVDKNDDGVINYRPGDPFAGKPSFTGEKGALGQGLLSNTPTDKENELYIDRDIMVLANPEIANLPPWVIALVAAGGLAAALSTASGLLLVISSSIAHDLYYRLINREATEKQRLLVGRVMIGIAVCIAGYFGINPPGFVAQVVAFAFGLAASSFFPIIVLGIFSKRTNKEGAICGMVAGISFTAFYIIQLKFLGVAPWFIGISAEGIGTVGMLINFAVTMLVSQFTPPPPQDVQDLVESIRFPRGAGAGIDH; encoded by the coding sequence ATGTCTATATTGGCCTGGACCTACATAATGGTAGGTCTTTCTTTCGGTTTATATCTCACCATTGCCTGGATATCCAGGGTAAACACCACAAAGGGTTTTTATGTCGCGGGAGCGGGTGTTTCTCCCTTGGCCAACGGTATGGCGACTGCCGCTGACTGGATGAGCGCCGCGTCATTTATTTCGATGGCCGGTCTTATCTCGTTTATGGGATACACCGGTTGTATTTATCTCATGGGCTGGACCGGCGGTTATGTGTTGCTGGCCCTTCTGCTTGCACCGTATCTTCGTAAATTCGGAAAATACACCGTGCCTGACTTTGTCGGCGACCGGTATTATTCCGATGTCGCCAGGGTTGTTGCGCTTATCTGTGCGATATTTGTTTCCTTTACATACGTTGCCGGTCAGATGCGCGGCGTCGGCATCGTTTTCAGCCGTTTTCTTGAGGTTGACGTCAATACCGGAGTTCTCATCGGTATGGGAATTGTATTCTTCTACGCCGGTCTTGGCGGTATGAAGGGCATCACCTATACGCAGGTTGCACAGTACTGCGTTTTGATCTTTGCCTATATTATTCCTGCGGTGGCAATTTCTCTGCAGATTACCGGCAACCCCATTCCGCAGCTCGGCTTCGGTGGAATGATCGAAGGCGGGGTTGATACCGGTAAGTATCTCCTCGATACTCTCAATGCCCTCAACACCGACCTGGGGTTTGCGGAATACACCAAACCTTTTGGTGCCGGGAACAAGTCGATGATCGACGTTTTCTGCATCACCTTCGCGTTGATGGTTGGTACGGCCGGTCTTCCCCATGTTATCGTCCGTTTCTACACCGTTCCCAACGTCCGCGGCGCCCGTTTGAGCGCTGGTTTTGCCCTGCTGTTTATCGCAATTCTCTACACCACGGCGCCTGCCGTTGCTTCTTTTGCCCGCTACAACATGATTAACACCATTAATGACAAGGCATACACCGAAGCGCCATCCTGGTTCAAAAACTGGGAAACTACCGGTTTGATCGCCTGGGTGGACAAAAATGATGACGGTGTCATTAATTATCGACCAGGAGATCCTTTTGCCGGCAAACCCAGTTTTACCGGTGAAAAAGGCGCCCTTGGTCAAGGACTGCTTTCCAATACACCCACTGACAAAGAAAATGAACTCTACATTGACCGGGACATCATGGTTCTCGCCAATCCGGAAATCGCCAATCTTCCGCCCTGGGTTATTGCTCTGGTTGCCGCCGGTGGACTTGCTGCGGCGCTTTCCACTGCATCAGGCCTGTTGCTGGTTATTTCCTCGTCAATAGCCCATGACCTGTATTACCGGCTGATCAACCGCGAGGCTACAGAGAAGCAGCGATTGCTGGTCGGGCGTGTAATGATTGGTATCGCAGTATGTATCGCAGGCTATTTCGGTATCAATCCCCCGGGATTTGTTGCCCAGGTGGTTGCCTTTGCATTCGGGCTTGCGGCTTCCTCCTTCTTCCCGATTATTGTTCTGGGTATTTTCTCCAAACGGACGAATAAGGAAGGAGCGATCTGCGGTATGGTGGCAGGTATTTCGTTTACCGCCTTCTATATCATTCAGCTCAAGTTCCTTGGCGTTGCGCCATGGTTTATAGGAATCAGCGCCGAAGGTATCGGTACCGTCGGTATGCTTATAAATTTTGCGGTTACCATGCTGGTCTCCCAGTTTACGCCACCTCCTCCCCAGGATGTCCAGGATCTCGTAGAGAGTATACGTTTTCCGCGCGGCGCCGGCGCTGGGATTGATCATTAA
- the acs gene encoding acetate--CoA ligase: protein MSKKQDNNITSLSTEKRVFQPPKQGQDQAWVKSMKEYDKQYKRSMKDPEGYWADRTEELITWDKKWTKVLDADLLKPSIKWFSGGKLNISTNCLDRHLTDGRRNKAAIIWQGEPDEDVKVYTYQMLHTQVCRFANVLKKMGIKKGDRVAVYLPMIPELAISLLACTRIGAIHSVVFAGFSSQSLKSRIQDCEAKVLITSDAVLRAGKTIPLKPSADDALKDCPTVKDCIVVKRAGNEVPMKKGRDSWWHENMAAEGITDVCKPVSMGAEDISFILYTSGSTGKPKGVVHTTGGYLTYAAHTCQWVFDLKDNDVYWCTADIGWITGHTYILYGPLALGATSVMFEGVPSYPDPSRFWQIVEKFKINIFYTAPTVVRALMREGTQWTKKHDLSSLRVLGSVGEPINPEAWMWYHEFIGKKKLPIVDTWWQTETGGIMISALPYATPLKPGSATRPLPGIDAAIVDENGKPAKIDEGGRLVIKKPWPGMLRGVYGDPKRFKKAYFERFPGIYDPEDGARKDKDGYFWIMGRLDDVINVSGHRLGTAEIESALVAHPKVAEAAVVGAPHEIKGQTIYAYVSLKAGVEANDELTAELRKHVRAEIGPIATPEFIQYAPGLPKTRSGKIMRRILRKISAKQTDPADFGDTSTLADPSVVDDLVAGSKKILK, encoded by the coding sequence ATGAGTAAGAAACAAGATAATAATATTACCAGTCTTTCTACGGAGAAAAGGGTGTTTCAGCCACCCAAGCAAGGTCAGGACCAGGCCTGGGTGAAGAGCATGAAGGAGTACGACAAGCAGTATAAGCGCTCCATGAAGGATCCCGAAGGATACTGGGCTGACCGGACTGAAGAACTTATTACCTGGGACAAGAAATGGACAAAGGTTCTTGATGCTGATCTGCTTAAGCCTTCAATCAAGTGGTTTTCCGGCGGCAAACTCAATATATCGACAAACTGCCTTGACCGGCATCTTACGGACGGACGCCGCAATAAAGCCGCGATCATCTGGCAGGGTGAACCGGATGAAGATGTAAAGGTCTATACTTATCAGATGCTGCACACCCAGGTGTGCCGTTTTGCCAACGTGCTTAAGAAGATGGGGATCAAAAAGGGCGACCGTGTTGCGGTGTATCTGCCGATGATTCCTGAACTTGCCATCTCCCTTTTGGCCTGCACCCGAATCGGCGCCATCCACAGCGTCGTATTTGCCGGGTTCAGTTCCCAGAGCTTAAAAAGCAGGATCCAGGATTGTGAAGCAAAGGTCCTTATTACCTCGGATGCGGTTCTCCGCGCCGGAAAAACTATTCCTCTGAAACCCAGTGCCGATGATGCCCTGAAAGATTGCCCGACAGTAAAGGACTGTATCGTCGTCAAACGGGCCGGCAATGAAGTGCCAATGAAAAAAGGCCGTGACTCCTGGTGGCACGAAAACATGGCCGCCGAGGGAATTACCGATGTCTGCAAACCGGTGAGCATGGGAGCCGAGGATATAAGTTTTATCCTCTACACCAGCGGCAGTACCGGCAAGCCCAAGGGGGTTGTGCATACCACCGGCGGTTATCTGACCTATGCGGCCCATACCTGTCAGTGGGTGTTCGATCTCAAGGACAATGATGTCTACTGGTGTACCGCCGATATCGGCTGGATCACCGGTCATACCTATATTCTTTACGGGCCTCTGGCTCTTGGTGCTACTTCGGTGATGTTCGAAGGCGTGCCTTCCTATCCGGACCCATCGCGGTTCTGGCAGATTGTCGAGAAATTCAAGATCAATATTTTCTATACAGCCCCCACCGTTGTCCGTGCGCTGATGCGTGAAGGCACTCAGTGGACCAAGAAGCATGATCTTTCTTCTCTGCGCGTCCTTGGTTCGGTTGGCGAACCCATCAACCCCGAGGCCTGGATGTGGTACCATGAGTTTATCGGCAAAAAGAAACTGCCCATCGTTGATACCTGGTGGCAGACCGAGACCGGCGGTATCATGATTTCCGCGCTGCCCTATGCCACACCATTAAAGCCCGGTTCAGCAACCAGGCCGCTGCCGGGCATTGATGCCGCCATTGTCGATGAAAATGGCAAACCGGCCAAGATCGATGAGGGCGGACGTCTGGTTATTAAAAAGCCCTGGCCCGGCATGTTGCGCGGCGTCTACGGCGATCCAAAGCGTTTCAAGAAGGCCTATTTCGAGAGATTCCCAGGCATTTACGATCCGGAAGACGGCGCCCGTAAAGACAAGGACGGCTATTTCTGGATCATGGGACGTCTGGACGATGTCATTAATGTTTCCGGGCATCGGTTGGGAACGGCGGAAATCGAATCCGCTCTGGTTGCGCACCCCAAGGTGGCTGAAGCCGCTGTTGTCGGCGCGCCGCATGAAATCAAGGGGCAGACGATCTATGCTTACGTCAGTCTCAAGGCGGGGGTTGAAGCTAACGATGAACTCACGGCTGAGTTGCGCAAGCATGTGCGCGCCGAGATCGGACCGATAGCCACGCCGGAGTTTATTCAGTATGCCCCTGGATTACCAAAAACCCGAAGCGGCAAAATCATGCGCCGTATCCTGCGAAAGATCTCGGCCAAGCAGACTGATCCGGCGGATTTCGGTGATACCTCAACCCTGGCGGATCCCTCGGTTGTTGATGATCTTGTGGCCGGCAGCAAGAAAATTCTCAAATGA